The DNA segment GGAGTGGCACAGGATGACAACGAAGCCCTCACTTGGTTCCGTAAGGCCGCCGAGCAGGGGGAGGCCAAAGCACAAAACAATCTGGGTGTGATGTACCAATTCGGCAAAGGGGTGCCGAAGGATGATACCGAGGCGGTCGCCTGGTTCCGGAAGGCCGCCGAGCTAGAGGAGTCCAGTGCCCAGAATAACCTGGGCGTGATGTTGCAAAACGGGCACGGCGTACCGCAGGACTATAAAGAGGCGGCCACTTGGTACCGCAAGGCCGCCGAGCAAGGGGAGGCCAAGTCACAAAACAACCTGGGCTGGATGCACCAAAACGGCCAAGGCGTGCCGCAGGACGACAAAGAGGCGGCAACCTGGTACCGCAAGGCCGCCGAGCAAGGGTATGCCGAGGCACAGAACAACCTGGGCCGGATGTACCGCAGTGGCAACNNNNNNNNNNNNNNNNNNNNNNNNNNNNNNNNNNNNNNNNNNNNNNNNNNNNNNNNNNNNNNNNNNNNNNNNNNNNNNNNNNNNNNNNNNNNNNNNNNNNTGGCGCAGGATGATGCGGAAGCGGTCAACTGGTACCGCAAGGCTGCCGAACAGGGCAACGTCTACGCTCAAAACAACCTGGGCGAGATGTACCAAAGCGGCCAAGGTGTGCCGCAGGACGACAAAGAGGCGGCAACCTGGTACCGCAAGGCCGCCAGGCAAGGGTATGCCGAGGCACAGAACAACCTGGGCCGGATGTACCGCAGTGGCAACGGCGTGGCGCAGGATGATGCGGAAGCGGTCAACTGGTACCGCAAGGCTGCCGAACAGGGTCTTGGTCCTGCCCAAATCAACCTGGGCTGGATGAACCAAAACGGCAAAGGCGTGCCGAAGGACGACAAAGAGGCCCTCGCCTGGTACCGCAAGGCTGCCGAGCAGGGTCTTGGTCCTGCCCAAATCAACCTGGGCGTGATGTTGCAAAACGGCTCCGGCGTACCGCAGGACGATAAGGAGGCGGCCACCTGGTTCCGCAAGGCCGCCGAGCAGGGGTTTGTTCAAGCTCAAAACAACCTGGGCGCGATGTACCAGGAAGGCAAAGGGGTGCCACAGAATGACAACGAGGCCCTCACCTGGTACCGCAAAGCCGCCGGACAGGGGCATGCCAAAGCCCAAAACAACCTGGGCTGGATGTACCAGGAAGGCAAAGGGGTACCACAGAATGACAACGAGGCCCTCACCTGGTACCGCAAGGCCGCCGAGCAGGGGCTTGCCAGCGCCCAAAACAACTTGGGCATGATGTTGGAAAACGGCAAAGGGGTACCGCAGAATTTCAGTGAGGCGGTCGTCTGGTATCGCAAGGCCGCCGAGCAGGGGCATGCCGCGGCGCAAAGCAACCTGGGCCGGATGTACCAAAAGGGCCAAGGCGTGGCCCAGGATGACAAGGAGGCCCTCGTCTGGTACCGCAAAGCTGCCGAGCAGGGGCATGCCGAGGCACAAACCGAACTGGGGCTGCTATACGGATTCGGCAAAGTCGTGCCGCAAGACGCCGGGGAAGCGGTCATCTGGTTACGCAAGGCTGCGGAGCAAGGGAATGCCAGGGCGCAATTGGTTCTGAGTCAGGTATACCACCACGGCGAGGGTGTGGCGCAAGACGACAAGGAAGCGGTCATCTGGCTCCGCAAAGTGGCGGAACAGGGTAGTGACTTCGCCCAAAACAACCTGGGCTGGATGTACGAAAACGGCAAAGGCGTAAACCGGGACGACAAGGAGGCCTTCGCCTGGTACCGCAAGGCCGCCGATCAGGGGTATGCCGAGGCGCAGAACCACCTGGGACGGATGTTCCTCAGTGGCAAAGGTGTTGCGAAGGATGATGGTGAGGCGCTCGCCTGGTACCGCAAGGCCGCCGAACAAGGCCATGCGGAGGCCCAATACAACCTGGGCTGGATGTGCCAAAGGGGCAAAGGGGTGCCGCAGGATGACAGTGAGGCCCTCGCCTGGTTCCGCAAAGCCGCCGATCAGGGGTATGCCGAGGCGCAGAACCACCTGGGACGGATGTTCCACAGTGGCAAGGGTGTTGCGCAGGATGATGGTGAGGCGGCCTCCTGGTATCGCAAGGCTGCCGAACAAGGCCATGCGGAGGCTCAATACAACCTGGGCTGGATGATCGGCAATGGCAAAGGCGTGGCGCAGGATGATGGTGAGGCGGTCTCCTGGTATCGCAAGGCCGCCGAGCAGGGATATGCCAAGGCACAACACATTCTGGGCTTGATGTATCAACTCGGCAAAGGCCTGCCGCAGAGTGACGGGGAAGCCATAGCCTGGTACCGCAAGGCAGCCGAGCAGGAATTTGCCCCGGCGCAATACAACCTGGGCCTGATGTACGAGTTCGGCAAAGGGGTGACGCAGGACGACAAGGAGGCCGTCGCCTGGAATCGCAAGGCCGCCGAGCAGGGGGAGGCCAAGGCCCAATACGGCCTGGGCAGGGCCTACCAGAGAGGCAAAGGCGTTCCGCGGGATGACAAGGAAGCCGTCACCTGGTACCGCAAGGCCGCCGAGCAGGGGGACACCCGGTCACAGGACAGCCTGGGGCGGATGTACGAAAACGGCCAAGGGGTGTCGAAGGATGACAAGGAGGCCGTCGTCTGGTACCGCAAGGCCGCCGAGCAGGGGTATGCCGAGGCACAGTACAACCTGGGCTGGATGTACCATATGGGCAACGGCGTGGCGAAGGATGACAGGGAGGCCGTCGCCTGGTACCGCAAGGCGGCGGATCAAGGCAATGCCAGGGCGCAAAGCACGCTGGGTCTGATGTACGAAGGCGGCAAAGGCGTGGCCCAGGATGATGCGGAAGCGGTGGTGTGGTACCGCAAAGCGGCGGATCAGGGGGAGGCCAAGGCGCAGTACAGCCTTGGGGTGATGTACGAGATCGGGAGAGGGGTGCCCAAAGATGACAAGGAAGCGGTCAACTGGTTCCGCAAGGCCGCTGATCAGGGGGAGGCCGAAGCGCAGAACGGTCTGGGGGTGATGTACGAAGTTGGCAAAGGGGTGCCGCAGGATGAGGAGATGGCGGTAAAGTGGTACCGCAAGGCGGCGGATCAGGGGGAGGCCGAGGCACAAACCAACCTGGGCCGCATGTATGCCAAAGGCAAGGGTGTTCCACAGGATCTCAAGCTGGCCGTGCAATGGGTGCGCAAGGCGGCCGATCAGGGATACGCCGGGGCGCAACGTGAACTGGGGACGATGTATAAACAGGGTCGGGGTGTGGCTCGGGATCCTTCGGAAGCGATTAAATGGCTGCGCAAGGCAGCGGATCAGGGTGACGAAAAGGCCAAAGCCCTGCTGGAGGCGATGTAGGCGAACAAGACGTTGGCGGCAACAAATCGTATCCGTTCAGAAATACGGGGGTCCGTGGGGGATTATCCCCCCCGAACCCCCGTATGACTGAGCCGACACCGAAAAAAATTCCCCCACCACCTTGCGATCCCCCTCCCCCGCCCCCATATCCAGCTTGTCAAAGGCATCACACTCCATCCGACAAGCAGGAGATCCTCAAATGAACATCATGCACTACGACCCCATGCTCCGCTCCATGCGCACCCTGAACCAGGAACTCTCCCGCCTCTTCGATCCCCTGAGCAACAGCCCCATCGACACCGGAGGCTGGGATGTGCGCGTCGACATCACGGAGGAACAGGATCGTATCACCCTCCAGGCCGATCTGCCGGGCATGGACCAGAAGGAGATCAAGGTCGAACTGGACAACGGCCTGCTGACCCTCTCCGGGGAACGGCACGCCTCCCAGGAGATCAAGGATGAGACCTATCGCCGCGTGGAACGCAGCTTCGGACGCTTCTCCCGCTCCTTCCGCATCCCCAACACCGCGGACGTGGAGAACATCTCGGCCACCTACCGCGACGGCGTTCTGGAAATCGTCCTGCCCAAAAAAGAGGAAGCCAAACCCCGCGCCATCGCCGTCAAAGTCCACTGAACCCTGCACCCATCAACCAAGGGGAGTCATTTCCCCTTGGTTGATGCCATTATCAACAACTCAAATCATATCAAGACGTGCCACAACAAATATGTACCCGAATACACCTCGAATATTGCGATTTTGATCCGATTATGCTAGCGTTGTTCCGTTACGTTGGCAGGAACCGCTCACTTCAAAGTAAAACGAGGGGATTCTCGACATGGTGGACCCCGTTCCGGAAACCAACTATTCCCGCAAAAGCATTGAGCGCCTGGGCACGTCCATCGCCCGGCAGCTGGGCTATATCCCCAACGGCGATATCGATGCCGCCTTGCGGAAGGCCGGAGGAACCATCGACTATGTCCCTCCCTGGGAATTGGTCAGCAGCGACAGCGGCTCGATCATCATCGATGATCTCAAGAAGTTCACCATCAAAATATCCCACAATACCAGCGCCAGCCGGGATCGCTTCACCGTGGCCCATGAACTGGGACACTACGTTTTGCACTATGTGATGCCCTCTCAGGCGGAGAACAAATCGCTCGGACCAAAAGCCTTCAACCGGGATGGCGGGGGACGTGGCGAATCGGAGGCCAACTGGTTCGCGGCGGGGTTTCTCATGCCGGAAGAGGATTTCAGAACCGCGTGGAATCAGGAAAATGGCGATACCTACTATGTGGCCAACCGGTTCGGCGTGTCGATGCGGGCTGCAACCGTGCGCGCCAAATCCCTGGGACTGATCCCGGATGAGTGACCCCGCCCAGGGCGCGTTCTCAAACCATCCCCCCGTCCCCACCTATCTGCAGCCGCGCCTCAGACTGTTTCTCAGCATCGACCTGATCGGTTCGACCGCCATCAAACAACGTGACTTGAAGGGAACCGGCAGCGACCCCGCCTGGACCTGGCGCAATCCGATCCAGTTTTTTTATCAAGAAGTTCAACAGACAATCGCCAAAATTTGGCAACGATTCGAAGTTAAACTAAAAGTCAATCTTCCCGAATACAACCGGCTATTCGACCCCCTGCATTTCTGGAAAGCCTTGGGCGATGAACTGATTTATTGCCAAACGATTACCCACAGCTACCAGGTCTATTACGCTATCAAAGCCTGGATCCAAACGGCTGAAACCTTTCGAGAACAACTGAAGCAGCAGTACAAAGACACGAAGATTCAACTGGATGTCAAAATGTACGCCTGGGTCGCCGGTTTCCCGGTCATCAATTGCGAAGTGGCGCTGCAACGCAACGCCCACACCCAAAACATGGCGCAGGATGAATCGTTACCGGACCCGGAAGCTTCCATGTTGCAAAGGGTCAAAGCCTATTGGGACTCGGAAAACCGGGACGATGTCATCCTCGATTTCATCGGACCTTCCATGGATATCGGCTTCCGTCTGGGAAGTCTGGCTAACCGGCGTCAGATGCCCATATCCCTGGAGTTGGCTTATATCCTGGCCAGTGTAATGACGTATCGGCAATGCTCCCCGGAGGCGCCCGCTCTGCCGGACCTGTCGCTGCATTACATGGGACGAAAGGAGCTGAAAGGGGTAATGGAAGGAAATCTGTATCCGGTATTTTGGTTGGATGCCACGCGAACAAATCTTAACCCCTACCCCCTGGAAAAATGCGAGAACACCATCATCAATTCACAACAGGTTCAACCGCAACACGGTATCGAGCTGATAACCGAATTCGTTAAGGATGTTAATAATCCATTCCTGTTGACGCTGCCCTATATCGTAAGTGACTCTTCCGACCCGGTCCTGACCACAAGCAAGCCCCCGGAACACCATGAACAAATCAAGCGCTGGCTGACGGTCGAACCCAACAAGGGACCGATCACCAAGGAAGCCTCCCTGGAAACGGATCGTTCCACCATCACCACCGGTGTCGAATTGGCCGAGGATTCGGTGAAAATTCCGCTCTGAGTTCGCCCCCTGACCCCTACCCCAAAAACGGATTGCCCCGCCGTTCCGCGCCGATGGTGGTGGAGGGGCCGTGGCCCGGATGGCAGACCACGCTGTCGTCGAGGGTCAGCAGCTGGTGGCGGATGGCGTTGAGCAGGGTCTGGTGGTGGCCGCCGGGCAGGTCGGTGCGACCGATGGAGCCGGCGAAAAGGGTGTCGCCCACCGCCATGTCGTTGCCCCAGCGCAGGCAGACGCCGCCGGGGGTGTGACCCGGCGTGTGGATCACCTGCAGGGCGATGCCGGCCACGTCGAGGGTCTCTCCGGGTTGCAGGGCGCGATCGATGCGCGGCGTCTTGCCGAAGGACAAGCCCCACATGGCCGCCTGACGCGGCGCCGCATCCACCAGGAAACGATCCGCCTCGTGTATCCAGAAGTGGCAGCCGGTCTTCTCCTGCAGAGCGCCCACCGCGCCGATATGGTCGAAATGGCCGTGGGTGTTGACGATATGGGTCAATTTGCGCCCGGCCCGTTCCAGTATCTTGAGCAGTTGCCCGGCATCCCCGCCCGGATCGATCAGCACCGCGTCGTCCCGATCTTCCCGCATCAGAATCTGGGTGTTGACCTGCAAGGGCCCGGTTTCCACAATCTCATGAAGAATCTTCATTCGGCTCACCTTCGGCAGCAATCGATTTGGCCATGGCCGGCGACAACCCCTCCTGCATGACGACCTGATACCCCTTCTGCACCAGTTCGGTCCGCCAGGACTGAAAAGAGAGCAGGGCGTCTTCATAACAACTGAAGGGTTCCGCACGCAACGTACCGGGGGATCCCGCCTTTCCCCATTCCCGCAACACCCTCCAATGACCGAAGAGGTCCCGTTGTATCTGGAGGGAATAGTACCAAATGATATCCTTGGCCGGATTGAGCCGTTGCAGGTAGGCTTTCATGGCAGCAGTCGCAATTTTTAAGTGGGATCAACGTCGCGCCTGATTTAATATGCGGGATCCGGCTCAATTGTCCACGGTTGCCATGCAAAAAGCTGCGGAGGTGGTGTTTTGGACGGCGTTTGGAAGATACCCCGGCCTTTGGTCAACCGTATTCTCGGCCACGCCCAGCGTTGCGCCCCGCGAGAGAGCGTGGCTCTGCTCTGCGGGCGTCCGGGCGAATTGACCGAGTGGCATCCTTTGCCCAACATCAGTGGTCGGGAGGACCGTTATCTGGCCGATCCGCAGGCGCAGATCGCCCTGATGCGGCAGTTCCGTCAGGAGGGCAAGCAGGTGGTGGCCATCTGTCACAGTCACCCGAACAGCCCCGCCGAGCCCTCCCCGACCGATCTGACCGAAGACAATCATCCCGGTCTGTTGCACCTGATCTGCTCGCTGAATACCCAAGGCTGCCTGGATTTGCGCGGTTTTTTATATCAAGACGGCACATTTCATGCTCAGGAACTGGTGCTGCACGACGAGACATGATAAGAAGAACGTCAAATAGGCAAACCATCCAGCCTTGAATGGAGAATCGACTTTGGAGTGGTGGAACCGCCTGACCGTCAAAAAGAAACTCCACTTCGGCTTCACGGCCATTGTCGTCATGGTGGTTCTGTTCGGTCTGATTCAGGCGTTGCGCCTGGGTATTCTCGCCGATGACCGCGACGAGGTGGGACGCAAGACCCTCGATCTGAAGGCCATGCAGGCCATCAGCCGCAAAACGGCGGAGTTGTACCCCACCGTCGCCGGTGCGGTGTTCCAGGGACAAGCCGCCCCGGCTCGGGAAGCGGTGGAAAAACTCCGCCGCAGCGTGGATACCGACAAAGCCGTGATTCAGGCGGCCACGGAACTCAGCGGCGAAAAAGAACAGGCCAACCGTTTTCATCAGGCCTTCGCCGAACAGCTCGATCTGGCCGACAAGGTCTGCTCCCTGCTCGAAAGCGATCCCCGTTCGGCAACCGCCCGCATGGCTCAGGTGGACCGTCGCTTCCAGGAGGCGCGCAGCGCCACCGCCGAGGCTCTGCAAGCCACCATCGAGGCGGCTTTGTCCGTCGAACAGGAGATGGTGACCCACCATGCCGAGGAGTTGCGCACAGGACGGCTGTGGAGCCTGCTGCTGTTGATTCTGGTCTCCGGGGCATCGGTCGGCATCGCCTATTTCATCACCCGCAACGTGGTCGAACTTCTGGGGGACGATCCCGGCAATCTGGCCAATCTGGCGCGCAACTTCATGGAAGGTGACCTCACCGTTTTCGGTCGGGATGGCCGCTCCGCCACCGGTCTGGATCAGGCCCTCAACAAGATGGCCGCCAACATCACCCAGGTGTTGCGTCAGGTCGAAGTCAACAGCGGCACGCTGCAGGATATCTCGCGGGAGCTGTCCCAGGCCGCTTCCGACATGATTCGCAACGCCGAGGGGTTGAACCATCAGGCCGCCGTGGTGGTGACCTCCACCGCACGGGTGACCGGCAGCATGGAGACCATTTCCAAGGCCACGGAAGAGGCCAATCGCAGCATGAACGTCATCTCCAACACGGCCCGTGAGGCCAGTGTGAGCATGAACGTCATTTCGGAGGTTTCCGAGGAGGCCACGGGCAATCTGCAGTCGGTTTTCAGCGCCACGGAGCAGGCCAGCGAGATCATGGGGGATGTGCAGGCCTTCGCTGCCGGGGCCAGCGAGAACATCGCCACGGTGGCCAATGCCGTGGAACGCATGACCTCTTCCCTGGAGAAGGTGCGTCGTCAGTGTCAGGCCGCCAGTGACGAGTCGGGGCGGGCCAATCGTCATGCCCAGAGCAATCAGGAACTCATGGAACGGCTGGCCGCTTCCGCCAAAGAGATCGGCAAGGTTCTGGAGCTGATCAACGACATTTCGGAGCAGACCAACATGTTGGCGCTCAACGCCTCCATCGAGGCGGCGGGTGCCGGCGAAGCCGGCAAGGGCTTCGCGGTGGTGGCTGACGAGGTCAAGGAGTTGGCCCGGCAGACCGGTCAGGCCACGCAGATGATTTCGGAGCGCATCGACGAGATTCAGACCTCCACCGGCGAGGTTGCCGAGGGCACCCGTTCCGTGACCCGGACCATCGAGCGCATCACCCAGGCCAATGCGGAGATTCTTCTGGCGGTGGACCATCAATCGGCCACGGTCGGGCAGATCGGTCAATCGATCGGCGACGTGGCGCGGGAGACACGGGATGTCACGGGCAAGGTGACCGATTCCACGGCGCGAATCAATGAGATCACCCAACGCATGGGGGAGATTTCGCGAGCCATCGGGGAGGTCAACAGCAATGTTTCCCAGGCTTCCGAGAACAT comes from the Magnetococcales bacterium genome and includes:
- a CDS encoding MBL fold metallo-hydrolase encodes the protein MKILHEIVETGPLQVNTQILMREDRDDAVLIDPGGDAGQLLKILERAGRKLTHIVNTHGHFDHIGAVGALQEKTGCHFWIHEADRFLVDAAPRQAAMWGLSFGKTPRIDRALQPGETLDVAGIALQVIHTPGHTPGGVCLRWGNDMAVGDTLFAGSIGRTDLPGGHHQTLLNAIRHQLLTLDDSVVCHPGHGPSTTIGAERRGNPFLG
- a CDS encoding M67 family metallopeptidase; amino-acid sequence: MDGVWKIPRPLVNRILGHAQRCAPRESVALLCGRPGELTEWHPLPNISGREDRYLADPQAQIALMRQFRQEGKQVVAICHSHPNSPAEPSPTDLTEDNHPGLLHLICSLNTQGCLDLRGFLYQDGTFHAQELVLHDET
- a CDS encoding Hsp20/alpha crystallin family protein, with translation MNIMHYDPMLRSMRTLNQELSRLFDPLSNSPIDTGGWDVRVDITEEQDRITLQADLPGMDQKEIKVELDNGLLTLSGERHASQEIKDETYRRVERSFGRFSRSFRIPNTADVENISATYRDGVLEIVLPKKEEAKPRAIAVKVH
- a CDS encoding ImmA/IrrE family metallo-endopeptidase, whose product is MVDPVPETNYSRKSIERLGTSIARQLGYIPNGDIDAALRKAGGTIDYVPPWELVSSDSGSIIIDDLKKFTIKISHNTSASRDRFTVAHELGHYVLHYVMPSQAENKSLGPKAFNRDGGGRGESEANWFAAGFLMPEEDFRTAWNQENGDTYYVANRFGVSMRAATVRAKSLGLIPDE
- a CDS encoding WGR domain-containing protein, encoding MKAYLQRLNPAKDIIWYYSLQIQRDLFGHWRVLREWGKAGSPGTLRAEPFSCYEDALLSFQSWRTELVQKGYQVVMQEGLSPAMAKSIAAEGEPNEDSS